From a region of the Clostridiales bacterium genome:
- a CDS encoding substrate-binding domain-containing protein, giving the protein MAKFLKLFYSDKRKVNHKLIFYLSLFIQIPLLLYFLYVILPEINGSFKTGIKIILFLLILLDITAFISFKLLFRPVRDIIKYAKTLSQGDLNVNDLVLNDESNFGMLATAFNDMKSSLLSFIEQTKNNILVISDSVDTLSKGTQMSYKGNEQASSTIQDIAFKTQEQLSLVKKTAENLDNVSKRVDTILKHIKNTESIARNTSTVTNSGIDKLNTYNEQINVISTDLNNTSDFLVKLKDSIKQITGVTDFINDISEKLKMLALNASIEAARAGEAGKGFNVVADETTKLSEAAMDGTDKIYKIIKAVLENSSSVEESIGECINSFEKSEKLFASVKDLFSKIDNQSDVILDSMNEINKETSNINDSAKDANALSSKLYDASNKVTSGTQEVAAAIEESVAELQEITKSSDGLSSMLKKIENLTSKFNTSVKPVDQKPSKRLKISIIYPCNAEFWNFIKQGIMYAKKELSKCNTDIESIEINEPSAENFKNAINDCIQKKYDGISVVGYYKETVPLINKAVESGIPVATFNSDLQDSKRIVFVGQNPYKAGEFAAHLMADALSREGKVGIITSDFNISGHQLRSDGFKNVIGDIKDMEIAFEREVHDNDLEAYKKTKELLSKFNDLRGIFICAGGISGVAKAVEELKLSGTIKIICFDFIDKTIEYIKKGVITASIGQDPFGQSYSSIVYLYNNITAGKNPPDKKMWTRMYFVNQKNVNDILM; this is encoded by the coding sequence ATGGCTAAATTTTTAAAATTATTCTATAGTGACAAAAGAAAGGTCAATCATAAACTCATCTTTTATCTATCATTATTTATACAGATTCCTCTTCTCTTATACTTTTTATATGTAATATTGCCTGAGATCAATGGATCTTTTAAAACAGGCATAAAAATTATTTTATTTTTATTGATATTACTGGATATCACGGCGTTTATATCGTTCAAGCTATTATTCAGGCCTGTAAGAGATATCATCAAATATGCCAAAACGTTATCCCAGGGTGATTTGAACGTAAACGATTTGGTCTTAAATGATGAGAGCAACTTCGGAATGCTGGCAACTGCGTTTAACGATATGAAATCCAGCTTGCTATCTTTTATAGAGCAGACTAAAAACAACATACTCGTTATTTCCGATTCTGTGGATACGCTGTCAAAGGGTACACAAATGAGTTATAAAGGCAACGAGCAGGCGTCTTCTACAATACAGGATATAGCATTTAAAACCCAGGAACAACTGTCTCTTGTGAAGAAAACAGCCGAAAATTTAGATAATGTGAGCAAAAGAGTTGACACGATACTCAAGCATATAAAAAATACAGAATCGATAGCCCGGAATACCAGCACGGTTACAAACAGCGGGATCGATAAATTAAATACATATAATGAACAAATCAACGTGATTTCAACGGATCTCAACAATACTTCGGATTTCCTTGTCAAATTAAAAGACAGCATAAAGCAGATAACGGGAGTTACTGATTTTATAAATGATATAAGTGAAAAGCTTAAAATGCTCGCGCTGAATGCATCTATCGAGGCGGCAAGAGCCGGTGAAGCCGGAAAGGGGTTTAACGTTGTCGCCGATGAGACAACAAAGCTTTCTGAGGCCGCAATGGATGGAACAGATAAAATATACAAGATTATTAAAGCCGTACTTGAGAACAGCAGTTCCGTAGAAGAGAGCATAGGAGAATGTATAAACAGTTTTGAAAAAAGTGAAAAGCTATTTGCAAGCGTAAAGGATTTATTTTCAAAGATAGACAACCAGAGCGATGTCATACTTGATAGTATGAATGAAATAAACAAGGAAACATCCAACATCAACGATTCAGCTAAGGATGCCAATGCGCTCAGCAGCAAACTCTATGATGCTTCAAATAAAGTGACATCCGGTACTCAGGAAGTTGCCGCAGCTATAGAAGAAAGCGTTGCAGAACTCCAGGAGATAACAAAATCTTCGGATGGTCTTTCGTCGATGCTCAAAAAAATTGAAAATCTTACATCGAAGTTTAATACGAGCGTAAAACCGGTCGATCAGAAACCTTCAAAGCGCCTTAAGATATCCATAATATACCCATGCAATGCGGAATTCTGGAATTTTATAAAGCAGGGTATAATGTATGCTAAAAAAGAACTTTCAAAATGCAATACCGATATTGAAAGCATAGAAATAAATGAGCCGTCGGCAGAGAACTTTAAAAATGCCATAAATGACTGCATACAGAAAAAATACGACGGCATCTCTGTTGTCGGATATTATAAAGAAACTGTCCCTCTTATAAATAAAGCAGTTGAAAGCGGCATTCCTGTAGCTACATTTAACAGCGATCTTCAAGACAGCAAAAGAATCGTATTCGTTGGTCAAAATCCGTATAAAGCAGGAGAATTTGCAGCTCATCTGATGGCAGATGCCCTGAGCAGGGAAGGAAAAGTTGGCATCATAACAAGCGACTTCAATATAAGCGGCCATCAGCTCAGAAGCGACGGATTTAAAAATGTTATCGGCGATATAAAAGATATGGAAATCGCATTTGAAAGAGAAGTGCATGACAACGATCTGGAAGCCTATAAGAAGACAAAAGAGCTTTTATCGAAATTTAACGATTTAAGAGGCATATTTATCTGCGCAGGAGGTATAAGCGGTGTTGCAAAGGCTGTTGAAGAATTGAAGCTTTCTGGAACCATAAAGATAATTTGCTTTGATTTTATAGATAAAACAATCGAATATATCAAAAAAGGTGTCATAACGGCATCCATCGGGCAGGATCCCTTCGGTCAAAGCTATAGCTCCATCGTTTATCTGTATAATAATATCACCGCCGGAAAAAATCCGCCTGATAAAAAGATGTGGACGAGAATGTATTTTGTAAACCAGAAAAATGTAAATGATATTTTGATGTAA
- a CDS encoding ECF transporter S component translates to MKKISIVLSLAIILALLALTIWKTSIEGFSNILSVAVIAILFLSYFYFEKSKMGTKEIALIATISAFSAAARVIFAPLPNIKPTTFLVALSGLVFGPYEGFLVGSTGAFLSNIFLGQGPWTTWQMISWGIIGIISGFIGKTNRHISVEKFSILCFLYGFLFDWIMNLWHVAGFVRPLNLKTIALAYLTGLTFDIMHAGSNFVFSMIFYNNFLKVLNRFKKRMEITYEQEELK, encoded by the coding sequence ATGAAAAAAATAAGCATAGTTTTATCCCTTGCCATCATCCTGGCGCTTTTGGCATTGACTATCTGGAAAACTTCCATAGAAGGTTTTTCAAATATATTGTCGGTTGCGGTTATAGCCATACTTTTTCTGAGCTATTTTTATTTCGAAAAAAGCAAAATGGGGACAAAGGAGATCGCCTTGATCGCAACTATCAGTGCCTTTTCCGCAGCCGCAAGAGTTATTTTCGCCCCCCTTCCAAACATCAAACCCACGACTTTTCTTGTTGCTCTATCCGGGCTGGTATTTGGCCCTTATGAAGGATTTCTGGTGGGAAGCACCGGAGCATTTTTGTCTAATATATTCTTGGGTCAGGGGCCTTGGACTACCTGGCAGATGATATCGTGGGGAATTATAGGTATTATTTCGGGTTTTATCGGCAAGACAAACAGGCACATATCCGTTGAGAAGTTTTCGATACTTTGCTTTTTGTATGGATTTCTATTCGATTGGATAATGAATCTATGGCATGTAGCGGGTTTTGTAAGACCCTTGAATTTAAAAACCATAGCCCTTGCTTATTTGACGGGACTTACATTCGATATAATGCATGCCGGAAGCAATTTCGTCTTTTCGATGATATTTTATAATAATTTTTTAAAAGTCTTAAACAGGTTTAAAAAACGCATGGAAATAACATATGAGCAGGAGGAATTAAAATGA
- a CDS encoding energy-coupling factor transporter ATPase, which translates to MKYIDINNLNYRYPSEEQNALSDITLKIDKGDMLLIAGESGSGKSTLAKCIAGTVPGFYGGTISGSILIAGKPIKEMSHKERSKEITMVFQDPERQLVMDKVHREVAFGLQNIGIHEGNIKRRVFEALQFSGILDLSNRDINTLSGGQKQKVALASAIALLPGCIILDEPTSQLDPSSSEEVISLAKKVNEELGINIIVIEQRINRWFDSADRIAVLKGGRLLFCGTAGELYESANSYITNFLPTGLRLSKSLGIFKMPGSFKENRQKLSHFDFNPVPVHYDKKSKEVIGIKNLSVDFGSIRAIKDIDLKIYGGDFAGIIGANGAGKSTLLRSIMGFLKYSGSIRILGAEACKQTVSKIARTCGYVSQNPNDYISKDTVYDELKFTLDNYGIKDEGIIDETLDLLGIYDLRNKNPRDISGGERQRVAIASIIVLKPKILLLDEPTRGLDGNVLSKLGCTLKKLNGSGTTIVLITHDIEFAARYCSRFVLMFNGEIAADGSRDSVLSGGIYYTTEINRLLRNKNEHLFTLEQALLSAGGEHE; encoded by the coding sequence ATGAAATACATCGACATCAATAATTTAAATTACAGATATCCATCAGAGGAGCAAAACGCCCTGTCAGATATAACCTTAAAAATAGATAAAGGGGATATGCTGCTCATTGCCGGAGAATCCGGCTCGGGCAAGTCGACCCTTGCAAAGTGCATCGCAGGCACTGTGCCTGGTTTTTATGGCGGTACCATATCAGGCAGCATTTTAATAGCGGGAAAGCCCATAAAAGAAATGAGCCATAAGGAACGCTCAAAAGAGATAACAATGGTCTTTCAGGACCCTGAAAGGCAGTTGGTGATGGATAAGGTGCACAGGGAGGTTGCATTCGGCCTTCAGAACATCGGAATCCATGAGGGAAATATCAAGAGAAGGGTTTTTGAAGCCCTTCAGTTTTCGGGAATACTTGATCTTTCAAACAGGGATATAAATACCCTGTCGGGGGGTCAGAAGCAAAAAGTTGCTTTGGCATCAGCAATAGCCCTTTTGCCGGGATGCATAATACTCGATGAACCGACATCGCAGCTTGATCCATCCTCGTCGGAGGAAGTCATTTCCCTTGCAAAAAAAGTCAACGAGGAACTCGGTATAAACATTATCGTAATAGAGCAGAGGATAAACAGGTGGTTCGACAGCGCGGACAGGATAGCCGTCCTGAAAGGGGGACGCTTATTATTTTGCGGTACTGCCGGAGAATTATATGAAAGCGCCAACAGCTATATAACAAATTTTCTGCCGACCGGCTTAAGGCTTTCAAAATCCCTCGGAATTTTCAAAATGCCTGGAAGCTTTAAAGAAAACAGGCAAAAGCTTTCACACTTTGACTTTAATCCTGTGCCTGTACATTATGACAAAAAGTCTAAAGAAGTTATCGGCATAAAAAATCTTTCCGTCGACTTTGGTTCAATAAGAGCCATTAAAGATATTGATTTAAAGATATATGGAGGCGATTTTGCAGGCATCATAGGCGCAAACGGAGCGGGAAAGAGCACGCTTTTAAGATCTATCATGGGCTTTTTGAAATATTCGGGCAGCATAAGGATACTGGGGGCTGAAGCCTGCAAACAGACGGTGAGTAAAATTGCCAGGACATGCGGCTATGTTTCGCAAAACCCCAATGATTATATATCAAAAGATACAGTATACGATGAGCTGAAGTTTACGCTGGACAATTACGGGATAAAAGATGAGGGGATAATCGATGAAACACTGGATTTACTGGGAATATACGATCTTAGAAATAAAAACCCGCGGGATATAAGCGGAGGGGAAAGGCAAAGGGTTGCCATCGCATCTATCATAGTTTTAAAGCCCAAAATACTCCTTCTCGACGAACCCACGCGGGGGCTTGATGGAAATGTCCTGAGCAAACTTGGCTGTACATTGAAAAAGCTCAATGGATCGGGCACCACAATAGTGCTTATAACCCATGACATAGAATTTGCCGCCAGGTATTGCAGCAGATTTGTCCTCATGTTTAACGGGGAAATTGCTGCGGACGGAAGCAGAGACAGCGTTTTAAGCGGAGGGATATACTATACAACTGAAATAAACAGGCTTTTAAGAAACAAAAATGAGCATCTTTTTACACTGGAGCAGGCACTTTTATCCGCCGGAGGGGAGCATGAATGA
- a CDS encoding DUF4430 domain-containing protein — protein sequence MKKRILYILLSFAIIIAQLSPALNLKAMAESYPKASVRVEGLSGTIAEGDASGKNALDIFEKVMDKNKIPYGEDSSKTYITSIDNIGSGDYGGMSGWMYYVKDQNNVIIPMVGMNQYIPENGDMIIVYFGDFMSTSILNKITFTPNVVKENEQFKMKFNYSHFDYMQNKNIDTPIANAGINIDNLTYVTDNNGEITVPGLKFGEHTYKISGYNIDKTPSVVMDKGIFKIDNVNPPILNHSDSAYDDLYNSNNNKEIKNIDSEIKNTSGYIERNQESPWAAISLNKLRLKIDESFLNEYVKDIKENGIADYSNTELEKLILSLTAAGYSPYDFTGRNLISELFGRNIGDFLINDDIFGMFVYSYTNAKDGGYPISREKLKDDILKKAMRCKFEGKYIYGWSLMGGNMIDPDITGAALNALSPYIGDTKVKDLVDKAVKSLAAIENESGYLPGIYDYSSESLSFAITGLTSVGIDPEGALFKKAKGDLFSALLSYKGKDGQFKHSKDGADDFIATEEALRALIALKEYKKSGKYDFYSSNIDAKTLPVYNYNNANPDENSGSDIQGHASTAKKEAGKDTVPTSVPSTSNGVPSVSASTNIEIASGNNEQVTGTTSNEPLMNNTEDILYAIKNTDGNITVDASNNSIIDKSIFDAISGLNRSITFEYGDISWTFNGADIKNAAKDVNIALNDTPEYKNKIISKYGKYNIFIISFMDNGILPGKAEVKIKPDSKWLEGRSGKDLYLYYFNPDSGSAEKIEGPLKEDMDGFVTIGLTHCSDYFLTDSGSLVDNAKKASLFNTTTVAAGILIILGGITAALLLIKRGKQA from the coding sequence ATGAAAAAAAGGATTCTTTATATCTTACTATCTTTTGCAATAATCATCGCACAATTATCACCTGCATTGAATTTAAAAGCTATGGCAGAAAGCTATCCAAAAGCTTCCGTAAGGGTCGAGGGCTTAAGCGGAACGATCGCCGAGGGAGATGCAAGCGGTAAAAACGCTCTGGATATATTTGAAAAAGTCATGGATAAAAATAAGATACCATATGGTGAAGACTCGTCAAAGACATATATAACATCCATCGATAATATCGGTTCTGGGGACTATGGTGGAATGTCGGGATGGATGTACTATGTCAAGGATCAAAATAATGTAATAATCCCTATGGTAGGCATGAATCAGTATATTCCTGAAAATGGAGATATGATAATAGTCTATTTCGGTGACTTTATGTCGACATCGATTTTAAATAAAATAACATTCACCCCGAATGTTGTAAAAGAAAATGAGCAGTTTAAGATGAAGTTTAACTATTCGCACTTTGATTATATGCAAAATAAAAATATAGATACACCCATTGCAAACGCGGGAATAAATATCGATAATTTAACCTATGTTACGGATAATAACGGCGAAATAACAGTCCCGGGTCTGAAATTCGGGGAGCATACTTATAAAATAAGCGGCTATAATATAGATAAAACACCATCTGTCGTAATGGATAAGGGAATATTTAAAATTGATAATGTGAATCCCCCGATTTTAAATCACAGCGATTCGGCATATGATGATTTATATAACAGCAATAATAATAAAGAAATAAAGAATATAGATTCGGAGATTAAAAATACATCAGGATACATCGAAAGGAACCAGGAATCTCCGTGGGCTGCCATAAGCCTCAATAAACTTAGGCTTAAAATAGATGAGAGTTTTTTAAATGAATATGTAAAGGATATAAAGGAAAACGGAATCGCAGATTACTCAAACACGGAGCTTGAGAAGCTGATACTGTCGTTGACTGCAGCAGGTTACAGCCCGTATGACTTTACAGGGCGCAACCTTATATCCGAGCTTTTTGGCAGGAATATAGGTGATTTTCTTATAAACGATGACATTTTTGGAATGTTTGTATACAGCTACACAAATGCAAAAGATGGCGGATACCCTATTTCAAGGGAAAAATTAAAGGACGATATACTAAAAAAAGCTATGAGATGTAAATTTGAAGGCAAGTATATATACGGTTGGTCTCTTATGGGAGGCAATATGATAGATCCGGATATCACAGGCGCCGCCTTGAATGCGCTGTCCCCGTACATTGGCGATACCAAAGTCAAGGATTTAGTTGATAAAGCCGTCAAAAGCCTTGCGGCAATCGAAAATGAAAGCGGATACCTTCCTGGCATTTACGATTATTCCAGCGAAAGTCTATCATTTGCAATAACAGGCCTCACATCCGTCGGGATAGATCCTGAAGGGGCATTATTTAAAAAAGCAAAAGGAGATTTATTTTCAGCCCTGCTATCCTATAAAGGCAAGGACGGGCAGTTTAAGCATTCAAAGGACGGCGCCGACGACTTTATAGCAACCGAGGAAGCGCTGAGGGCCCTTATAGCATTGAAGGAATATAAAAAATCAGGAAAATACGACTTTTACAGCAGCAATATAGATGCAAAAACATTGCCTGTATATAACTATAATAACGCTAATCCAGATGAAAATTCAGGATCAGATATACAAGGGCATGCAAGTACCGCAAAAAAAGAAGCAGGCAAAGACACAGTGCCGACTTCCGTTCCTTCAACTTCAAACGGTGTTCCTTCAGTTTCAGCAAGCACGAATATAGAAATTGCTTCAGGGAATAATGAACAGGTAACCGGCACTACAAGCAATGAACCTCTTATGAATAATACGGAGGATATACTATATGCCATAAAAAACACAGACGGTAATATAACTGTCGATGCATCCAACAACAGCATAATCGATAAATCCATATTCGATGCGATTTCAGGGCTCAATAGATCGATTACATTCGAATATGGAGATATAAGCTGGACATTCAATGGTGCTGATATAAAAAATGCTGCAAAGGATGTGAATATAGCTCTTAACGATACGCCGGAATATAAGAATAAGATTATATCTAAATACGGAAAATATAATATATTCATAATCTCGTTCATGGATAATGGCATTCTCCCTGGAAAGGCTGAAGTTAAAATAAAGCCTGACTCAAAGTGGCTTGAAGGAAGATCCGGCAAGGATTTATACCTTTATTATTTTAATCCGGATTCAGGCAGTGCAGAAAAAATAGAAGGCCCTCTTAAAGAAGATATGGACGGATTCGTAACAATCGGCCTGACACACTGCAGCGATTATTTTCTGACTGACAGCGGCAGTTTGGTGGATAATGCAAAAAAAGCTTCACTTTTTAATACTACAACCGTTGCTGCCGGCATACTGATAATACTTGGCGGCATTACCGCCGCGTTATTATTGATTAAAAGAGGTAAACAAGCATGA
- a CDS encoding DUF4430 domain-containing protein, with translation MKMKKIALIAAVIIFCSGLFLLSRGLQNRYVNTASTNTGDVGYLKGSNIQKQSPNGTKNTDTADVQKGNNNTEKSDAPDTQKEGTKKSGSSDADKTATDKSKSTDTKPAKELPYNFRVADTVSGKTLFSSRVEYSGQTAAQATINALKSGGIKYRAQITGQSTYFSMIAGLYEKKAGPSSGWCFYINGKKMSIGSGSYSMKKDDNLEWRYLKDGLQP, from the coding sequence ATGAAAATGAAAAAAATTGCGCTTATAGCGGCAGTTATTATATTCTGTTCGGGACTGTTTTTGCTCTCGAGAGGCCTGCAGAATAGATATGTCAATACCGCTTCCACCAATACGGGCGATGTCGGATATTTAAAAGGCAGTAATATACAGAAGCAAAGTCCAAACGGTACGAAAAACACAGATACTGCCGACGTACAAAAAGGCAATAATAATACTGAAAAGAGCGATGCGCCGGATACGCAAAAGGAAGGTACTAAAAAATCAGGCTCTTCCGATGCAGACAAAACTGCTACTGATAAAAGCAAAAGCACGGATACGAAGCCTGCAAAAGAGCTTCCCTATAATTTTAGAGTAGCGGACACTGTTTCAGGAAAAACGCTGTTCTCCTCAAGGGTAGAGTACAGCGGGCAGACAGCTGCTCAGGCTACGATAAATGCATTAAAAAGCGGCGGGATTAAATACAGAGCGCAAATAACGGGGCAGAGCACATACTTTTCCATGATAGCTGGATTATATGAGAAAAAGGCCGGCCCTTCAAGCGGCTGGTGCTTTTATATAAATGGCAAGAAGATGTCCATAGGCTCAGGCAGTTACTCCATGAAAAAGGATGACAACCTTGAATGGCGCTACCTTAAAGACGGATTGCAGCCGTAA
- a CDS encoding energy-coupling factor transporter transmembrane component T encodes MKKSYNEYHILTGIAVILFMLILSFTTSNPPLLLGIFISSLFMLITGEGIARLKTSIIFAAPFFTVIFLINIFFAPEGQTALFSIPGKTFTLEALVSSAILSFKILLVIFIFMLFDVLVDSDRAAVYFSAKMPKSTLMVMIGLKLLPNMRQRFKSLKEIYSVRGLNFEGKSIKEKIKSYVPVLSVLLESSLDGAFDIGEAVYVKGFLSGSRSIYDRQHFKLKDCIVLVFVAVLSFMFIIFKLNHSDAFDAYAGTYVLVFNKNIFLMFLAIIFFCIIFFCMAGETQDEIHRHQ; translated from the coding sequence ATGAAAAAAAGTTATAATGAATATCATATTTTAACCGGCATAGCCGTCATTTTATTTATGCTGATATTGTCTTTTACAACCAGTAATCCACCTTTATTGCTCGGTATTTTTATATCCTCCCTGTTCATGTTGATAACCGGCGAAGGTATTGCCAGGCTTAAAACAAGCATTATTTTTGCCGCGCCTTTTTTCACTGTGATATTTCTCATAAATATTTTTTTCGCTCCGGAAGGTCAAACAGCATTATTTAGCATCCCCGGAAAAACATTTACCCTTGAAGCTTTGGTATCGAGTGCAATACTTTCCTTTAAAATACTTCTCGTAATATTTATTTTTATGCTGTTTGACGTGCTTGTAGATTCGGATCGGGCAGCGGTATATTTTTCAGCTAAAATGCCAAAGTCCACCCTTATGGTTATGATAGGGCTGAAGCTTTTGCCGAACATGCGCCAAAGATTTAAAAGCCTCAAAGAGATATACAGCGTAAGAGGCTTAAACTTTGAAGGGAAAAGCATCAAGGAGAAGATAAAAAGCTATGTGCCCGTGCTTTCCGTGCTTCTTGAAAGCTCCCTTGACGGAGCATTCGACATAGGCGAGGCAGTTTATGTAAAGGGTTTTTTAAGCGGAAGCAGGAGTATATATGACAGACAGCATTTTAAGCTAAAAGACTGTATCGTATTGGTTTTCGTGGCGGTATTATCATTTATGTTTATAATATTTAAGCTTAATCACTCTGATGCATTCGATGCTTATGCAGGCACATATGTTTTAGTTTTTAACAAAAATATATTTTTAATGTTTTTAGCGATTATATTTTTTTGCATCATATTCTTTTGCATGGCTGGTGAAACGCAGGATGAAATACATCGACATCAATAA
- a CDS encoding O-antigen ligase family protein, whose amino-acid sequence MLPVNILLLMISPYTTIIPVMFVAYKVMQGNGLLLHKNPWNTGLILLFLWSFISGLLNKNPISATASIAFLLSFFVSIYLQNYYTDKESIERLLKYVILFAVLSAFIGIAEKVTCLVYNKVSWGRFFGMSFGIPQSSISKLNYRISATFGNPNVAGTWFSAIILICYYFYDNAVKKTKFLYMLLILLFLFILDLTGSRGAAFGLLCGIMAYTYFKNDKKNMFSLFSLFVFVVLLMFVVPQFISRTKIIDAFKIGEQNPILNNLNTSMQHDVNRSINSRWEIWLGSLSLFRNEPITGSGLLGIYFASKDLFNFYVREPHAHNILLTFASTLGIVGVCIYLYMKYYLFKGLMLLHFYKCKLTPVLAGVQAIIISHGLVDATIFGPQGAVLFISCSAIITSLAAQYGFENENVSETYWLRKRIHQF is encoded by the coding sequence ATGTTACCTGTTAATATATTGTTATTGATGATATCGCCATATACAACGATAATACCTGTTATGTTTGTGGCCTATAAAGTGATGCAGGGTAATGGATTGTTGTTACATAAAAATCCATGGAATACGGGACTGATTTTATTGTTCTTATGGTCCTTTATCTCGGGTTTGCTGAACAAAAATCCTATTTCAGCCACTGCATCCATAGCTTTCTTGCTTTCTTTTTTCGTAAGCATATATTTGCAGAATTATTATACGGATAAGGAAAGCATAGAAAGGTTATTGAAGTATGTCATACTTTTTGCTGTGTTGTCTGCATTTATAGGTATTGCCGAAAAAGTTACATGCTTGGTCTATAACAAGGTAAGCTGGGGACGTTTTTTCGGTATGTCGTTTGGCATTCCTCAAAGCAGTATTTCAAAACTTAATTACAGAATATCTGCGACCTTTGGGAATCCGAATGTTGCAGGAACCTGGTTTTCTGCGATAATACTTATATGCTATTATTTTTATGATAATGCCGTTAAGAAAACGAAGTTTTTGTATATGCTGCTTATACTTTTATTTTTGTTCATACTTGATCTTACCGGATCTCGCGGTGCGGCATTCGGTTTATTATGCGGAATCATGGCATATACTTATTTTAAAAACGATAAAAAGAATATGTTTTCCCTGTTTTCATTATTTGTTTTTGTGGTGCTCTTGATGTTTGTAGTTCCTCAGTTTATATCACGCACTAAAATTATAGACGCGTTCAAGATTGGCGAACAAAACCCCATATTGAACAATCTCAATACTTCAATGCAGCATGATGTAAACAGGTCGATAAACAGCCGCTGGGAAATATGGCTCGGCTCTTTATCGCTTTTCAGGAATGAACCTATAACAGGAAGCGGGCTTCTGGGCATATATTTTGCAAGCAAGGATTTATTTAATTTTTATGTAAGAGAACCCCATGCCCACAATATATTGCTCACATTTGCATCTACACTTGGAATTGTTGGTGTTTGCATATATCTTTATATGAAATATTATCTGTTTAAAGGTTTGATGTTGCTTCATTTCTACAAATGCAAACTGACTCCTGTGCTGGCCGGTGTACAAGCCATTATAATAAGCCACGGTTTGGTGGATGCTACGATATTCGGTCCGCAGGGAGCTGTCTTATTTATATCTTGCTCTGCGATTATTACTTCACTGGCCGCGCAGTACGGATTTGAAAACGAAAATGTTTCTGAGACATACTGGCTTAGAAAAAGAATACACCAATTTTAA